A stretch of DNA from Coccidioides posadasii str. Silveira chromosome 4, complete sequence:
tatttcttatttttctttccgACCTTCGtccatcttttctttttcttttgccatTATCCCTTTTCTGTAGCTCCCTGTGCATTTCCTGCTGTTAAATATTAGCTCGAAGCATTTCCATACTCACCGTTATAACTCTTAGGCCCAACCATGTCCACGACTGCAACTGATTCTCAACAGTCGGACTCTACCATGGCAACTGCGGACGATTCTTCATGCCTCAATGGAGGCCATGCAGCCGTGCGCTTTGCTTCCAAGAACCAGGAAATCGAACCCTCGAAAAGTCGGCCTACAATAACTCTCTCCAATGACCCGCCACAAGCTCCGGAAGGGGATCATGCAAATCCTTTGCGTCCCGAAAGCCGAACAGAACTGCGCGATATTACCATAAAATTACAAAAATCAAGGCTGCAAGAGACTCGGATGCAGAATTTTGCTTTTGAGCCCGTTTCCCTCCCACCTACAAGAGTATGTTGATTTCCTGCGATTCAGCCAGGTCGTTTAACCGTGTCCAATTCCTGCAGATGCTTTCGGATTTTACTATTTCGAGGCCAAGCTCTTTACTAATCCCTCACTCTAGGCACCTTCTAGGGACTCAACTACGCGTAGTCATCGAGATGGCCCTTCCCCGCCTCCTTCCGGACCGCATTCTCCTGTTCTCGGCCCCCACGATGCGGAACAGATGAGAGATAGAATCAACCGGACAGTTGTGAACTATTCGGCCATGACACCACAATCATCCCTCTCAAATGATAATTCGGGCAAGAGCTATGGTTCCCGGTCGCCGGCCGGGTACGGCTCAAGgccttcttcatcctcaggGCTGACATCAGCAAGGCCATATTCCATGTCTGATATCCCCGCGCCTCCAAGGGAATCCCAACGCAAGCCGAAATTCTTCCTTGGACCCTCTGACGAGAGCCCACCTTCAACTCCGAGACACGATATCGGCTCTTCCGCCTCTTCTATCATGGGCCCCGGTGCTCCCTTTCCTCTGGGGGACCAGAATGACCCCTATTCTAGGAGTAGAATGCCTCCCCCACAAACCAATCTTTCCCAATTGGATGAAAGATTCATTTTCGGCAGCCTTGATTCAAAACGTCGTTCCAACAAGTCTCTTTCGTCTGCTCCTTTAGCACCTGCCTTTGAAAAACAACATGATAAGAAGTTGTTTGGTAAAAAGGAAAATCGCCATCTCGACGGCCATCTGGAGAAGCATAAGCCCCACGGCTCAATGTCCGAATTGAGGCGTTTCTTCCGAATGGGTGGGAAACAAAAACGCGGCGAATCGCCTGCTTCTATTCACGGTAAACGGTCTTCAAGATCCTCAAGCAAAGCGGATCCATTCCGGGCTAGTGGCCCTAGCGTTCCATTTGCTGATGATCATGGCCTCCAATCCAAGTACGGAAAGCTAGGAAGAGTTCTTGGATCAGGAGCAGGAGGCTCCGTCCGCCTACTGAAGCGAAATACTGATGGAGTCACATTTGCTGTTAAGCAATTCCGAGATCGTCATAAGTGGGAGACGGAAAAGGAATACGCGAAGAAAGTTACAGCAGAATTCTGTATTGGCTCCACTCTGCACCATGGGAATATTATAGAGACTTTGGATATTCTCCATGAGAACAATAGCTGGTATCAAGTCATGGAGTACGCACCATACGACCTATTTGCATGTGTGATGACAGGCAAGATGACACGAGAAGAGATCACATGCTCTTTCCTGCAGATTATCAATGGCGTTACCTACCTCCATAGCATGGGACTTGCGCATCGGGATCTCAAATTAGACAACGTGGTTGTCAACGATCGCGGAATCATGAAGTTGATTGATTTCGGAAGTGCAGTCGTGTTTAGGTACCCCTTTGAGACCAACATTGTTCTATCTTCCGGTATGTTTATCTTAGAGGGAACTGGACACTGCAATTGAGATTGAACTGaccatttctttttttgcaGGTATTGTCGGGTCTGACCCTTATTTGGCCCCGGAAGTGTacgaagaaaagaagaaatacgATCCCCGGGCGACAGACATCTGGTCACTAGCTATAATATTTTGCTGCATGTCTTTACGTCGATTCCCATGGAAGCAACCTAGAATAACCGATAACTCGTATAAGCTTTTTGTTTCACCACCTTCACCAGGAACTCCAGTCCCTGACGGTCCACCGAGAGAAGTTGGTCGACCACGGCCAAGATCTACGGCAGACTTGGCTTCTGTGGATAAAGAATGGCGAAGTGACCGTGGACGTTCACCGGTCTCTCGACACCATCACCGGCATGGGAGCGGAGGTATATACCCTCAATCCGACCCCGCGGCGCGAGATTTGAAGAAGAACGAAAATCATCCTCCCAATAACACCAGCTCACTATCCGAACAGCCGACAACCGCCCCGAAAGCTACCAATCCACCACCA
This window harbors:
- the HRK1 gene encoding serine/threonine protein kinase (EggNog:ENOG410PGRB~COG:T~BUSCO:2745at33183), with amino-acid sequence MRQQGKNPGSLIFLPNTVISLDRPTMSTTATDSQQSDSTMATADDSSCLNGGHAAVRFASKNQEIEPSKSRPTITLSNDPPQAPEGDHANPLRPESRTELRDITIKLQKSRLQETRMQNFAFEPVSLPPTRAPSRDSTTRSHRDGPSPPPSGPHSPVLGPHDAEQMRDRINRTVVNYSAMTPQSSLSNDNSGKSYGSRSPAGYGSRPSSSSGLTSARPYSMSDIPAPPRESQRKPKFFLGPSDESPPSTPRHDIGSSASSIMGPGAPFPLGDQNDPYSRSRMPPPQTNLSQLDERFIFGSLDSKRRSNKSLSSAPLAPAFEKQHDKKLFGKKENRHLDGHLEKHKPHGSMSELRRFFRMGGKQKRGESPASIHGKRSSRSSSKADPFRASGPSVPFADDHGLQSKYGKLGRVLGSGAGGSVRLLKRNTDGVTFAVKQFRDRHKWETEKEYAKKVTAEFCIGSTLHHGNIIETLDILHENNSWYQVMEYAPYDLFACVMTGKMTREEITCSFLQIINGVTYLHSMGLAHRDLKLDNVVVNDRGIMKLIDFGSAVVFRYPFETNIVLSSGIVGSDPYLAPEVYEEKKKYDPRATDIWSLAIIFCCMSLRRFPWKQPRITDNSYKLFVSPPSPGTPVPDGPPREVGRPRPRSTADLASVDKEWRSDRGRSPVSRHHHRHGSGGIYPQSDPAARDLKKNENHPPNNTSSLSEQPTTAPKATNPPPSQQSQSHGGSGQRQEVIKGPWRLLRLLPRESRQIIGRMLKINPRERATLEEVLSDEWVRSSEVCRQEESGQVMNAPNHTHVLEPPSGAPPPTNNQNQK